The DNA segment TGTAGTGAGGTGACAGTGTTCCCCTATGAGCTCGTCGAACTCACCGACGGCGAGAACGCGGTCCGGATCACCGTCCGGTCAGCGGAGAGCGCCGAGCTGTGGGAAGCCGAGATCACCGTGCAGAGCATGTTCGTCACGGGCAGCGCGCTGCTGATGCTCTACCCCTCGAAACTGCAGGAGTGGGCGAAGGCATTGGACAGGCTGGCCGCCGGCGAGGACGCGACCTGGATGGAGAGCGGCAACGGCCCGACGGTCCGCATCCGCCTCGACGGCGGCTACGACTGTCCCGAGGCCGAGGTGGAGGACGAGTCCAGCTCGATGGTCACCGTCCGAGTCCCCATCGCCCTCGAGGGCGACTGGGTCGCTGACCACCGGACCCGCCTCGCGCGTTTCGTCGAAGAGGCGGGCACCCTCGGTGCCGGCGACGGCCTCGTGGGCCGCCCCGGACGGGACGGCCCACGAGGGTTTTCGGTCACTTCAGGCCGAAGGCCCTCGTGATCGTCTGCTCGACGCTGTTGCCGTATGCGTCCTTCGCCGTGGCCCGCAGCGTCACGTGCGCCGCACCGCGCGGGGCACGCAGGTCGGCCGTCCAGCCCTGCGCCGTGCGGTGCAGGCGCCGCCCGGTCCAGGTGGCCCCGTCGTCGAAGGACACGTCCAGCGTGACCCGGTTGATCGACGTGCTGCTGGGCGCCCCGGCCAGGTGGCTGGGCACGACGGTGATCGCCGCCGAGCGTGACGCCTTGTCCGCCGGATCCGTGTCCACCCGGTAGTCGAGCTGGATCAGTGGCAGCCGGGTGGTGCGAGCGTCCGACGTGAAGTTCCACGTGGTCCGGGTCTTGACCGAGTACGGCGTGATCGCTGCGTCCGCCTCGGTCGTGGTGACCAGCCGGTACGGCAGGCGCTTCGGGCTCAGCCCGCGGTTGGCGTCGATCCAGCCCCACCCGTTCTGCTCCAGGACCGTGCCGCCCTGCGACAGGGTGACGGTCTGCGTGGAACCCTCCGGCACCGCGTCGCCGGCGTGGTCGGCGCCGGAGTCACCCCAGCCGGGCACCTCCACGACGATGCGATCCCCATCGCGGTACGGCAGCGTTCCCGCGTCGTTGATCCGCGGACGCTGGATCGCCGCCAGCCACTTCTCCGCGGTCCGGCTGCCCGGCCGGTAGGTGCGGCTGCCGCTGCGCTGGAACGAGCGCATGTCGTTGACCTCGGCCGCCCACCGGATGTCGTCGCCGGCGGTCACCCAGTCGGTGCGGAACCGGTCGACCCGGGCCAGCCCCGGCGAGCCGATCCGCACCGGCATGTCCGGGTTGAGGTCGTAGCGCCGCTCGGAGATCTCCCGGTCCGAGTCGCGCTGGAAGTCGACGTCGATGCGGGCCAGGTCCCGCTGCGACGGGCGGTAGACCACCGACTTCGGCACCCCGGACGGCCAGTAGCTGACCAGGTCGTACAGGTAGTCGGTGGTGGGGTGGGAGGTGACGCGCAGGGTGACCCGGCCCCGGCCGAGCTGGGTGATCAGCCGGTCGCCGCCGTCCTTGGTCAGCGACACGACGGTCAGGGGTGTGCGGCTGGTCGCGTCGTACCAGCGGCCGGTCTCGCCGGTGACGATCAGCAGCAGTGCGGCGCCGGCGGCCTCGGCGGCCTCCACCTGCTCGTCCAGGTCGTCCTGGCGGACCACAGCGATCTTGTTCTTGACCCCGGCGGCGGCGAGCTCGGCGGCGGTGCCGGTGCCCGCGAACACCGCCTCGATCTGCCGGGTTCCGTCGGCCGGCAGAGTGGACCCGGGCAGCACGATCAGGTCGTCGTACGAGGTAGCGCCGTTGTCCACCGACAGCAAGGGCTGGATCTTGCGCCACCGGGCGGTCACCGACAACTTCCCGTCCCGGGCCTTCAGGCCGGGCGTGACCCAGATGCTGTCGTAGTAGCGGCCGATCTGATAGGCGTCGGTGGCCGAGGCGGTGCCGAACTCGCGGTGGTAGTCGAAGCGGACCTCCGCGTTCGCCGTGAGTTGCGGGGTGATCGCCTGGATCTCGCGGGTGCTGCCGGCGTCGAGCGCCACGGCGGTGTCCTTCTCGACGACCACCGTGGGCGCGCTGACCAGGGCGACACCCCGGGAGCTCGGGCCGTGGCTGCCCTCGACGTCACCCCACATCCACACCGAGTACCGGCCCTGCGGCACCAGCACGTCGATCGGGCGGCCGTCGAGGGTGCGGAAGGCGTAGAACATGCCGGGCGGGTCGCCGTCGCGCAGCATCATGATCTCGCCGGGCATCGGTTCGCCGCCGCGACCGGTCGGGGTGATCAGCAGATGCCGGGGCTGGTCCTCGGTGCTCAGCCCGACCAGGGTGTCGGCGAGACGCACGCCGCCGGTCCCGGTCGCCACGACGCTGCCGGTGTAGCGGCCCTTCGCCGTCGTGCGGCTCAGGTCCGCCGAGACGGTCACCGTCGCGGTGCCACCAGCCGGCACCGACACCCGCGAGGCGGAGATCAAGATCAGACCTTCCGGTACGCCGGGAGCGTCCACCCTCACATCGAGCGACACGTCGGCCGGCCCGGTGTTGGTGTAGGTGATCTGCTTCTCGACGGTCCCGGCCGGCTCGTCGTCCAGCGGATGGATGCCGAGGTAGGCGCTGCCGGTGGCGAAGACTGTCGCCGTGCTCGTCGCGGCGATGTCGACCCGGCCGCTGCCGCCGTCGTACGCGCCGATCTCAGGCGTCTGCTTCGCGGTGCTGACCAGGGCGTCCTTCAGCTGCGCACCGGTCCAGCCGGGGTGCTGGGCGGCGAGCAGGACGGCGGCGCCGGCGACGTGCGGCGTGGCCATCGAGGTGCCGCTCATCGTCCGGTAGAGGCCCTCACCCTCGGTGGAGTACTGCGACCGGGCGGCGAGGATGTCCACGCCCGGCGCGGTGATCTCCGGTTTGAGCGCGCCGTCGACCAGGCGCGGGCCGCGGCTGGAGAACTCGGCGATGTGGTCCTCGGCGTCCACCGCACCCACGGTCAGGGCGGCGTCGGCGGCGCCCGGCGTCCCGACGGTGGTCTCGGTGGGTCCGCTGTTGCCGGCCGCGATGACGAACAGCGCGCCGGTCTCGGCGCTGAGCTCGTTGACGGCCACACTCATCGGGTCGGTGCCGTCGGTGGGGCCGCCGCCGAGGCTCATGCTGACGACCTTGGCCTTACGGTCGCGGGCCGCCCACTCCATGCCGGCCACGATCCAGGAGTCCTGGCCGGAGCCGCCGTTGTCGAGCACCTTGCCGATCTCCAGGTCGGCGCCGGGGGCGACACCGCGTTCCCGGGCGCCGGATCCAGCGCCGGTGCCGGCGATCGTGGAGGCGACGTGCGTGCCGTGCCCGTGGCCGTCGGTGACGTCCTCGCCCGGCACGAAGCTGACACTCGACTCGACCTTTCCGGCCAGGTCCGGATGCCCGGCGTCGATGCCGGTGTCCAGGACGGCGACGTCGATGCCGGCACCGTCGTTGCCGCCCGCCCACACGGCCGGGGCGCCGATCTGGGCGACGCTGTCGGCGAGGGTCGCGTGCACCTTGCCGTCCAGCCACACCTTGGTGATGCCGTGCGCGAACGCGGGCTCGGCGCTCGCTGTGCGGGCCGTGGCGACCGGGGCGGCGTCACCGGTCAGCGAGGACCAGAAGTCGCCGGCCTGGTCGCGGTCGGTGGTGATGGCCCGGCCGTTGATGCTGGGCAGGGCGCGTACCTCGGTGCTGGCGTCGGGCAGGGTGACCGCGCCGCGGCTGCGGGCGGCCTGCTCGCCGTAGCCGAGGATGACCGGCAGCCGGTCGGTCACGTCGTCGCCGTAGCCCTCGCGCAGCAGGTAGGTGATGTTGAACAGTCGCTTGTCGAGGCTGCCGGCGCCGACGTACGGCATGGCGCTGTCGGGGTAGACGTAGGTGTCCGGGCCGATCGTGGTGATGTGGGCGCCGATCTGCTCGCCGGCCGGGCCGCGCACCGTGACGGCGCCGGGCGAGACGGTCACCGTGTCACCGGTGATCAGGGTGATCGTCCTGCTGGTCGACGGGCTTGCGGAGGTCGTGGGTGCGGTGGCCGGCCGGGCGACGGCGGGCGCCGGCGGGGTCACTGCCAGCGCTGTCACGGCCGCGACGATGAGCGGCGCGGACCTGCCGATGAAGGAACGTGTCACGTGGTACCTCGACTCGATCAGAGACCTGAAGTGCCCGTGACGCTACAAGCACCGTGATCGATCCCCCGGTTGTCGATCTTGCTTGTTAACCGCGTGGAAACCGAACGCGCGGCCGGCCGTAACTGCCCGATCCGGCAGGTTCGTTATCGTCGATGCCGGTGCTTCCCCTGACCGCGTTCTTCGCCCTGCCCACCCCCGGGCCCTTCGTCGGCCGCAACCGGCTGCTCGCCACCCTGCGCGCCGAACTGGCCCGGCCGTCGGCGCTGGTGCTGCTCAGCGGCGAGGCCGGCGTCGGCAAGAGCCGGCTGGTGGCCGAGGCGCTGCAGGCGTCACCGCAGGCCGGATCGCCGCAGGCGGAGCCGCTGCAAGCCGGGTCACCGCACGGCGGCGGGCTGCCCGTGGTGGTCGCGCACTGCGACGACCTGCGCGAGCCGCAGCCGCTCGGCCCGCTGATCGACGGGCTGTGCGTCGCCGCCGGCACCGGCACCCTGCCCCCGCTGCGCACACCGGACCCGGAGACCGGTGTGCTGGCACCGCTGCTGCCACCGCTGACCGACCGGCTGCCACCGGCGCCGCCCGCGCTGCACGACCCCGACGCCGAACGCGCGCGGCTACTGCGCGCGGCGGCCGCCCTGCTGGCCGCCCTCACCCCGCTGGTCCTCGCCCTGGAGGACCTGCAGATGGCCGACCCGGCGACCCTGCAACTGCTCGACCACCTCGGTGCCCACCCGGTGCCCGGCCTGACCGTGCTGATCACCGTCCGGGAGGACGCCTCCCCCGCCGGATGGCAGCCGGGCCCGGCCGTGCGCCGCCTGCGGGTGCCGCCGCTGACCCGCGCCGAGGTCGGCCGGCTCGCGTCCGCGCTGCTGGCGGGCACCGAGGCGGGCCTGCTCGTCACCCACCTCTACGAACGCACCGCCGGGATCCCGTTCCTGGTCGAGGAGGTGGTGCGGTCACTGATCACCGACGGCGATCGCGACACGATCCGCCGGCACCCCGACGCCCTCGCCGACGCCGCCGTCCCGGCCCTGCTGCGCGACGTGCTGACCACCCGCATGCAACATCTCGGCGAGACCGCCCGGGAGATCCTCGGCGCCGCCGCCGTACTGGGCGGGGCCGCCGACCCGCCCCGGCTCGCCGCGATCACCCAGACCTCCGAGAGCACCGTCGCCGCCGCGCTCACCCAGGCCCGCGCCGCCGGACTGCTGCACCAGCGCGACGGGCGGCTGTGGTTCCGGCACACCCTCGCCCGGCAGGTCGTGCACGAACTGCTGCCGCCGATCACCCGCCGCCTGCTGCACCTGCGGGCGGCGCGGCTGCTCGAACAGCGGCAGCCACGCCCGTACGCCCGGCTCGCCCACCACTTCCGCGAGGCGGGCAGCCCCGCCGACCACGTCCGCAACGCCGAGGCGGCCGCCGACCTGGCCGTCGCCCGCGGTGACGACGGCACCGCCGCCCGGTTCCTGCTCGGCGCCGTCGCCCAGACCGGCCTGCCCCGCCCGGTCCGGGTCCGCCTCGCCGCCAAGATGGCCCGCTCGGCGATCGAGAGCGTCGCGCAGGCCTCCGCCATCCCCGTGCTGCGCGACCTGCTCGACGACCGCCGGCTGCCACCGGGCGCACGCGGCGAACTCGGGCTCGCCCTCGGCCGGATGCTGCGCCAGCAGGGCGAGGCCCGCACCGGATACGAGGAGATCGAACGCGCCGTGCCCTACCTGCGCCGGCCCGGGCAGCGGGCGCGGGCCCTGGCCGTGCTGTCGGCCCCGGACACGGTGACCGGCCGGCACCTGAGCGAGCATCAGGCCCGCTGCGCGCAGGCCGCCGTCGCCGCCGCGGAATCCGGGGAACCCCCGGCCGTCCTCGCCGTCGAGATCGCCCGGCTGTCGCTGCTGCTGGAGAGCGGCGACCCCACCGCCGGCGCCGCCGTCACGGCCGCCGCCGCCGGACTTGCCGGCCACCCCCGCGAACGCGCCCGCGCCTGCCTCAACTGGGCGCAGGGCGCCCTGCACGTCGGCGACACCACCCTCGCCGCGACGATGCTGGCGATCGGGCGGCGCCTCGTCGACGACGCCGACTACGAACGGCTGCGCCCGGTCGTCGAACTGACCACCTTCGGGCTGGACCTGGCGACCGACCGCCGCACCGGGCTGGAACAGCGGCTGCTGCGGTTCCTCGCCCGGCCCTACCGGCTGCCGCTGGCGATGGCCGACGCCCGGCTCTACCTCGCCCGGCTGCGCTACCGCCAGGGTGACACCGACATCGCCGAGCAGGGCCTGCGGGAGGTGATCGCCGAGACCGAGCGGACCGGGGCGGTGTGGCCGCTCGTACCGGCCCGCACCGCCCTGGCCGAACTGCTGCTGGACCGCGGCGACCGCGACGCCGGCCTGGCCGAGGCGACGGCGGCGCTGGACCTGGTGCGGGGCAAGGGTCTGCCGGCGTGGGGCCGCGACGCCGCCCGGCTGGTGAACCCGGCCGCGGCGACCGTCACGCTGCCGGTCTGCGAGACCTGAGACTCACCGCTCATCGCCGCGCTGCGGTAGACCGCCCCTTCGGTGTCACAGCCGCCGGGACTTCCCGGTCTGGGGTGGCATGACCGCCATCCCGCGCGACCGGCTGCGGCCGATGAGGGCCCGTCGCGCCGACGAGCCGCACCGGGTCGCCACGCCACTGGAGCTCTTCTTCGACCTGTGTTTCGTGGTCGCGGTCGCGCAGGCGGCGGCGCTGCTGCACCACAGCGTCACCGGCCATCACGTCGCGGACGGTCTGCGCGGCTACCTGACGGTCTTCTTCGCCATCTGGTGGGCGTGGATGAACTTCACCTGGTTCGCCTCGGCCGCCTACGTTCACCTTGATCGTCCTCGGTGAGTCGGTCGCTGCCGCCACCGCGGCCTTCCGTGACGGCCTCGGCGACGCCCGGCCCGGTCTGCCCCGGCTCGCCGTCGCCGCCGTGGTGATCGTGTTCGCGCTGTGGTGGCTCTACTTCGACCGGCCGGTACGCCACCGCTTCACCTCCCTGCTGGCCCTGTGGTTGCTGAAGCCCGGCCGGCGGCCGCTGCTCTGGCCCGGCACCGCGGCCCTCGCCCTCGCCACCCCGGTCACCACCGTCACCAGCAGCTCCGCCCGGCAGGCCCGGTTGAACTGGGCCGACCTGCAGAGCGAACGCAAGTACTCGGCGGTTCGCGCGTACGGGCAGTCCAAGCTCGCCGACCTCTTCTTCGCCCTGGAACTCGACCGCCGCAGCCGGGCGAACGACTGGGACATCGTCAGCAACGCGGCCCATCCCGGCACCACGCTGACCGGCCTGTACTCCGCCGGGCCGAACCTGGGCCGCACACGACCGGCGCCGCACGAGGCGATCATGACCTGGCTGGCCCGCCGGGGCGTGCTGGTGCACGGCGTCGAGGACGGTCTTCTCCCCATCCTGTACGCGGCGGCCAGCCCGCGAGCCGGCGGCGGCCGCCTGTACGGGCCCGACGGCTTCGGCCAGTTCACCGGCAAGCCGGCCGAACTGCCGATCTACCGGTCGGCCCGCGATGAGGCGCAGGCCAGCCGGCTCTGGGACTACGCGCTCACCCTCGCCTGACCGGCTTCACCGCGGACGAAGACCACCAGCTTCCTCACCCTGGACTCCACCGGCGGCCCGGCATCGCTCAGCGGCCCGGCAGGCGGGCCGTCGTCGCGTACTGCAGCAGCGGACGATAAACCCGGATCGAGTCGGCGAGGCTGCCGAAATGCGAGCCGGCGTTGTCGTTCAGATAGGTGGCCGGGATCGTCACCTCGTCGATCGGCCGACCGGTGTGCACCGCGCCGAGCAGGACGTTCATCTCGTAGTCGAAGCCCTCTCCCGGCACCGTGCACAGATGCTCGACCAGGTCGGCCGGGAAGGCGCGCAGACCGGTCTGGGTGTCCGCGACGTCGTACCCGGTCACCGCCCTGAACAGCGCCCGGGTGACGGTGTTGCCGAACCGGCTGCGCGGCGGCATCTCCTCGAACGAGCGCACCCCGAGCACGATGCCGCCCCGGCCGGTCCGTGCGGCGACCCGGCCGATGTCTCCGGCGGAGTGCTGCCCGTCGGGGTCGGCGCAGATCACGTCGGCGCCCGGATGCTCGTGGACGGCATGCCGCAGACCGGTCTTGAGGGCCGCGCCCTTACCCCGGTTGACCGGGTGCCGCAGCACGGCGCAGCCCTGCCGGCGCAACCCGTCGAGCAGCGCATCGGCGTCCGGGCCGCTGCCGTCGTCCACGACGATCACCTGCTCCGGGCCGAACCCGCCGGCGAGCAGCGCGGCCACCAGGTCCGGCAGTGCGTGTTGTGGCCGGAAGACCGGCAGCAGGATCACGGGCTGTCGGGTGTCGGTCAACGGTCCTCCTGTCGGCAGTGGATCGCCCGTCCACTACCCGCCCGCACCTCGATCCCAATCACTCAATCACGTCCCGATCGGGTGAAGTACGGCCCAACGATGATCGACCTACGGGACGACGGTGTCAGCGTTCCACTGCGGCCGGGTTGCCATGTCAGCCCGCCGGTCGAAGGCCGCCGGCAGGCGGTTCACGCTGACCGGCGGCGGCTCAGAAGAAGGCGGCGATCTTCGTGGCGAGATCGATGACCGGGACGCCGACGTCTGCCACGGTCTTGCCGAACTGCTCCAGACTCCTCAGGCATTTCCGGACGATGCCGGGCCGGGGCTGGTCGGAGGCGACCTCGTTGGTCAGCTGTTCGAGCTCGGCGGCGACGGCTACGGCGTCGTCCGGCGACAGCTGCTGCGACATCTCCTTCACCGCCGTCAGCAGCTGTTCCATCTCGTTCTTCAGGTCGGGCTGGAGAGCCGCCGCCTGCAGGGTGATCCGGGATTCGCTGATCGTCCGGGCGATGACGGCGTTGGTGACCGGGCCGTAGAAGTTGATTGATTCGTCCGTCACGGGAACCACCTCCGGCGGGGCGTCCTGGGCGTAACCGAGCGATTGTTCGATGTCCTGGAAGTCGCGCAGTGCCCGGTGCAGGGCCTCCTCGATCGGCGCCAGCTCCTCCCGTGCCTGCTCGAACCGGCGTTGCGCCTCCGCCGGCTGACCGGCCGTGGCCAGCGAGAACATGTCGCGCGACTGCCGGGTCAGCGACCAGCCGACCGCGTCCAGCTCGTCGAACATGTCCAGGTCGCCGTAGGTGAGCGCCATGAACGTCGCGTCAGCCTGCCGCAGGGCCACGGCCGGCACCCGGCCGGCCAGGGCGCTGCGCATCCCGCCGTCGGCGTAATACCGCGCGCCGATGCGTTTGCAGTGGCCGCGCCCGTTGTGGATCCGCTCGGCCAGCGCCCCGCCGCGTAGCGTGGCCAGGGCCTTCAGGTCGATCCGGCCGGGATCGGCGCCGGCCGCGTGGAACGTGTCGATCGCACTCAGCACGACGCGATAGCTGCCGCCGATCTCGTCGAGCGTCGCGCGGACCTGCCGGGTGCCGTCCGCATCGCCGGCCAGCAGGCTCGCTACGTCGCGGACACCGGCGGCGAGCCTCTGCAGTTCGTCGACGGCGTAGAGCGGTGCGCCGATGACGACCTCGTCCGCGTCGTCCGGCGGCCTCGGCGGGGATCGCCTGTTCCGGGAGTCGTCGACGAGCGCGGCGAGCCGGCGCAGGAGTTCGGTGAACTCGCGGACGCGGTCGGCGCCGCTGCCGAGATCGATCGCGGTGAGCCGCGCGATCGGGTCGGGCGGCTGTGCCGTCTCGGTCAGCCGGACAGGCACGACCCGGTCGATCTCCGCGGCTATCGACGGCATCGCCGCGCCGACCGGTCCGCCGAACGCGACCACGATGGCCGCCGCGTCATGCAGGAACGGGAAAATGCCGATCACTGGTACGGCGTCCTCGGCCACGACCGTGAGTCCCCGCCGCCCGAGGTCGCCCACCAATTGACCGACGCGATCGTGATCGGCGTCGGCTGCGAGCACCACGACGTATTCTGAGGTCACGGGGACCACCCGCCTCACACGGCACTTCGAGTGATGAGAAACGATACCCCTCGGCACCCCGACGACGGCACCCCCGACGATGGCGAGGCGACGCTGATGTCCACGGCCGAACCGGCGGCGTTCTACGAGAGACTGTCCGAGAACGAGTTCCGCACCACCGCCGCGACCGCGAGCCCGTGGGACGAGTCGCTGCAGCACGGCGGGCCGCCGGCCGCGCTGCTGGCACGGGCCGCGATGAACGCGCGACCCGACGACGGCGTGCAGATCGGCCGGATCGGTGTCGACATGCTCGGCGGGATCCCGCAGGGCGTCATCCGTAGCGAAGCGACGGTCGTCCGCCCGGGCAGGCGCATCGAGTTGATCGAGGCGAAGCTGTGGGCGAACGGCAGGCTCGCGGTCACCGCCCTGATCTGGCGCATCCGCGTGGACCACGGCGTCACCGCCGCGCAGACCGCGCCGGAGACGGTCCCCGCACTGCCGCCCGAGCAGCCGCAGCGGTACTTCACCCAGGCCGGCCCGGCGTGGGGGTAC comes from the Actinoplanes sp. OR16 genome and includes:
- a CDS encoding DUF5959 family protein — protein: MFPYELVELTDGENAVRITVRSAESAELWEAEITVQSMFVTGSALLMLYPSKLQEWAKALDRLAAGEDATWMESGNGPTVRIRLDGGYDCPEAEVEDESSSMVTVRVPIALEGDWVADHRTRLARFVEEAGTLGAGDGLVGRPGRDGPRGFSVTSGRRPS
- a CDS encoding S8 family serine peptidase, with the translated sequence MTRSFIGRSAPLIVAAVTALAVTPPAPAVARPATAPTTSASPSTSRTITLITGDTVTVSPGAVTVRGPAGEQIGAHITTIGPDTYVYPDSAMPYVGAGSLDKRLFNITYLLREGYGDDVTDRLPVILGYGEQAARSRGAVTLPDASTEVRALPSINGRAITTDRDQAGDFWSSLTGDAAPVATARTASAEPAFAHGITKVWLDGKVHATLADSVAQIGAPAVWAGGNDGAGIDVAVLDTGIDAGHPDLAGKVESSVSFVPGEDVTDGHGHGTHVASTIAGTGAGSGARERGVAPGADLEIGKVLDNGGSGQDSWIVAGMEWAARDRKAKVVSMSLGGGPTDGTDPMSVAVNELSAETGALFVIAAGNSGPTETTVGTPGAADAALTVGAVDAEDHIAEFSSRGPRLVDGALKPEITAPGVDILAARSQYSTEGEGLYRTMSGTSMATPHVAGAAVLLAAQHPGWTGAQLKDALVSTAKQTPEIGAYDGGSGRVDIAATSTATVFATGSAYLGIHPLDDEPAGTVEKQITYTNTGPADVSLDVRVDAPGVPEGLILISASRVSVPAGGTATVTVSADLSRTTAKGRYTGSVVATGTGGVRLADTLVGLSTEDQPRHLLITPTGRGGEPMPGEIMMLRDGDPPGMFYAFRTLDGRPIDVLVPQGRYSVWMWGDVEGSHGPSSRGVALVSAPTVVVEKDTAVALDAGSTREIQAITPQLTANAEVRFDYHREFGTASATDAYQIGRYYDSIWVTPGLKARDGKLSVTARWRKIQPLLSVDNGATSYDDLIVLPGSTLPADGTRQIEAVFAGTGTAAELAAAGVKNKIAVVRQDDLDEQVEAAEAAGAALLLIVTGETGRWYDATSRTPLTVVSLTKDGGDRLITQLGRGRVTLRVTSHPTTDYLYDLVSYWPSGVPKSVVYRPSQRDLARIDVDFQRDSDREISERRYDLNPDMPVRIGSPGLARVDRFRTDWVTAGDDIRWAAEVNDMRSFQRSGSRTYRPGSRTAEKWLAAIQRPRINDAGTLPYRDGDRIVVEVPGWGDSGADHAGDAVPEGSTQTVTLSQGGTVLEQNGWGWIDANRGLSPKRLPYRLVTTTEADAAITPYSVKTRTTWNFTSDARTTRLPLIQLDYRVDTDPADKASRSAAITVVPSHLAGAPSSTSINRVTLDVSFDDGATWTGRRLHRTAQGWTADLRAPRGAAHVTLRATAKDAYGNSVEQTITRAFGLK
- a CDS encoding AAA family ATPase, whose translation is MLPLTAFFALPTPGPFVGRNRLLATLRAELARPSALVLLSGEAGVGKSRLVAEALQASPQAGSPQAEPLQAGSPHGGGLPVVVAHCDDLREPQPLGPLIDGLCVAAGTGTLPPLRTPDPETGVLAPLLPPLTDRLPPAPPALHDPDAERARLLRAAAALLAALTPLVLALEDLQMADPATLQLLDHLGAHPVPGLTVLITVREDASPAGWQPGPAVRRLRVPPLTRAEVGRLASALLAGTEAGLLVTHLYERTAGIPFLVEEVVRSLITDGDRDTIRRHPDALADAAVPALLRDVLTTRMQHLGETAREILGAAAVLGGAADPPRLAAITQTSESTVAAALTQARAAGLLHQRDGRLWFRHTLARQVVHELLPPITRRLLHLRAARLLEQRQPRPYARLAHHFREAGSPADHVRNAEAAADLAVARGDDGTAARFLLGAVAQTGLPRPVRVRLAAKMARSAIESVAQASAIPVLRDLLDDRRLPPGARGELGLALGRMLRQQGEARTGYEEIERAVPYLRRPGQRARALAVLSAPDTVTGRHLSEHQARCAQAAVAAAESGEPPAVLAVEIARLSLLLESGDPTAGAAVTAAAAGLAGHPRERARACLNWAQGALHVGDTTLAATMLAIGRRLVDDADYERLRPVVELTTFGLDLATDRRTGLEQRLLRFLARPYRLPLAMADARLYLARLRYRQGDTDIAEQGLREVIAETERTGAVWPLVPARTALAELLLDRGDRDAGLAEATAALDLVRGKGLPAWGRDAARLVNPAAATVTLPVCET
- a CDS encoding low temperature requirement protein A, with protein sequence MTAIPRDRLRPMRARRADEPHRVATPLELFFDLCFVVAVAQAAALLHHSVTGHHVADGLRGYLTVFFAIWWAWMNFTWFASAAYVHLDRPR
- a CDS encoding low temperature requirement protein A, whose protein sequence is MIVLGESVAAATAAFRDGLGDARPGLPRLAVAAVVIVFALWWLYFDRPVRHRFTSLLALWLLKPGRRPLLWPGTAALALATPVTTVTSSSARQARLNWADLQSERKYSAVRAYGQSKLADLFFALELDRRSRANDWDIVSNAAHPGTTLTGLYSAGPNLGRTRPAPHEAIMTWLARRGVLVHGVEDGLLPILYAAASPRAGGGRLYGPDGFGQFTGKPAELPIYRSARDEAQASRLWDYALTLA
- a CDS encoding glycosyltransferase family 2 protein, encoding MTDTRQPVILLPVFRPQHALPDLVAALLAGGFGPEQVIVVDDGSGPDADALLDGLRRQGCAVLRHPVNRGKGAALKTGLRHAVHEHPGADVICADPDGQHSAGDIGRVAARTGRGGIVLGVRSFEEMPPRSRFGNTVTRALFRAVTGYDVADTQTGLRAFPADLVEHLCTVPGEGFDYEMNVLLGAVHTGRPIDEVTIPATYLNDNAGSHFGSLADSIRVYRPLLQYATTARLPGR
- a CDS encoding thioesterase family protein, with protein sequence MRNDTPRHPDDGTPDDGEATLMSTAEPAAFYERLSENEFRTTAATASPWDESLQHGGPPAALLARAAMNARPDDGVQIGRIGVDMLGGIPQGVIRSEATVVRPGRRIELIEAKLWANGRLAVTALIWRIRVDHGVTAAQTAPETVPALPPEQPQRYFTQAGPAWGYGRAVEWRFLTGDYNSLGPADVWTRLRIPLVAGEKTTPIERLMVLADSVNGLSLELPIAQWLSIPPTVNVTVLRPPAHDWMLLRTRTVIGAGGVGLARGQIYDEDGLLAEVAQPLLVQPR